The following coding sequences are from one Solidesulfovibrio fructosivorans JJ] window:
- a CDS encoding amphi-Trp domain-containing protein, protein MSDKSDLFHCDEKLLTYDAAVVLEKIVDGLRQRKLVANGENGPVCIDLPLLANLEIEFKEKIKPGKSKRKLSIELAWKEEEEKPSLD, encoded by the coding sequence ATGAGCGACAAATCCGATCTGTTTCATTGTGATGAGAAGCTTCTCACCTACGACGCCGCCGTCGTTCTGGAAAAAATCGTGGACGGCCTGCGCCAGCGCAAGCTCGTCGCCAACGGCGAAAACGGCCCGGTCTGCATCGACCTGCCGCTTCTGGCCAATCTGGAGATCGAGTTCAAGGAGAAGATCAAACCCGGCAAGTCCAAGCGGAAACTGTCCATCGAGCTGGCCTGGAAGGAAGAGGAAGAAAAGCCTTCCCTGGATTAG
- a CDS encoding alpha-hydroxy-acid oxidizing protein has product MDLTTLRTKAREALKGFCRVCPVCDGRACAGEAPGMGGMATASSFKANLAALSAYRLNMRTLHEVKAADTTVTLFGRELSMPVLAAPMTGVLYNMGGKLSEEAFIRMIIDGADAAGTLGACGDGADPAFFGSGLAAIRDRGGRGIPFIKPRGQDAVKEMLGRAADAGAVAAGMDVDGAGLLVMALNGQPVSPKSPAELRELVEATKLPFIVKGIMTPDEALVAFDAGAAGIVVSNHGGRVLDHTPGAAEVLPAIARAVKDRGVILADGGVRTGADVLKYLALGADAVLIGRPLVVGAFGGGAEGVSFLLNKIKTELTSAMLLTGTASVRGVSPHILNPQPICA; this is encoded by the coding sequence ATGGATCTGACGACGCTTCGGACAAAGGCCAGGGAAGCTCTCAAGGGATTTTGCCGGGTGTGCCCGGTCTGCGACGGACGGGCCTGCGCCGGCGAGGCCCCGGGCATGGGGGGGATGGCCACCGCCTCGTCCTTCAAGGCCAATCTGGCCGCCCTGTCCGCCTATCGCCTCAATATGCGCACGCTGCACGAGGTGAAAGCGGCCGACACCACCGTCACGCTTTTCGGTCGCGAGCTGTCCATGCCCGTACTGGCCGCGCCCATGACCGGCGTGCTCTACAACATGGGCGGCAAGCTCTCCGAGGAAGCCTTCATCCGCATGATTATCGATGGGGCCGACGCGGCCGGGACGCTCGGGGCCTGCGGCGACGGAGCCGATCCGGCCTTTTTCGGCAGCGGCCTTGCCGCCATCCGCGACCGGGGCGGCCGGGGTATTCCGTTCATCAAGCCGCGCGGCCAGGATGCGGTCAAGGAGATGCTCGGCCGGGCCGCGGACGCCGGGGCCGTTGCCGCCGGCATGGACGTGGACGGCGCGGGACTGCTCGTCATGGCGCTTAACGGCCAACCCGTTTCCCCGAAATCCCCGGCGGAGCTGCGCGAGCTGGTCGAGGCCACGAAGCTGCCGTTTATCGTCAAGGGCATCATGACCCCGGACGAGGCGCTTGTCGCCTTCGACGCCGGCGCGGCCGGCATCGTGGTTTCCAACCATGGCGGGCGGGTGCTCGACCATACGCCCGGCGCGGCCGAGGTGCTGCCGGCCATCGCCCGGGCGGTCAAGGACCGGGGCGTGATTTTGGCCGACGGCGGCGTGCGCACCGGAGCCGACGTGCTCAAATACCTCGCTTTGGGGGCCGATGCGGTGCTGATCGGCCGGCCGCTGGTGGTCGGCGCATTCGGCGGAGGGGCCGAGGGCGTGAGCTTTTTGCTCAACAAAATCAAGACGGAACTCACCTCGGCCATGCTTCTGACCGGCACGGCCTCGGTGCGCGGGGTTTCCCCGCATATCCTGAACCCCCAGCCGATCTGCGCCTAA
- a CDS encoding LysM peptidoglycan-binding domain-containing protein — translation MRPTIACAAFVFCIGLCACSGGDKDSFRNVDHDRNGAISYEELLFVFPDVTPDVFSKLDADGSGDLSEAEYKAFLKGEATAGVKKTTPAPAAPAAPKAQTRPGVSEPPAAPLKGEDVIEIPAPGSEQKAKSKPEKTKKDTRDQKSRTDAARTEPTQYTVQRGDTLTRIAHTFGVTVEDIVRANGNMNPDTLRDGQTLTIPPRQ, via the coding sequence ATGCGGCCGACTATCGCCTGCGCGGCGTTCGTATTTTGTATCGGGCTTTGCGCCTGCTCCGGAGGGGACAAGGATTCCTTCCGCAATGTCGATCATGATAGAAACGGGGCGATATCGTACGAGGAACTGCTGTTCGTCTTCCCCGACGTCACCCCGGACGTCTTTTCCAAGCTGGACGCCGACGGCAGCGGCGACCTGTCCGAAGCGGAATACAAGGCCTTCTTGAAGGGCGAGGCGACCGCCGGCGTGAAGAAAACCACTCCCGCCCCCGCCGCCCCGGCCGCGCCCAAGGCCCAAACGCGACCCGGCGTTTCCGAGCCCCCGGCCGCGCCGCTTAAAGGCGAGGACGTCATCGAGATCCCGGCTCCCGGTTCCGAACAAAAGGCCAAGTCCAAGCCCGAAAAAACGAAAAAGGACACCAGGGACCAAAAGTCCCGGACGGACGCCGCCAGGACCGAACCGACCCAGTACACCGTGCAGCGCGGGGATACGCTCACGCGCATCGCCCATACCTTCGGCGTGACGGTGGAGGATATCGTTCGGGCCAACGGCAACATGAACCCGGACACCTTGCGCGACGGACAGACGCTGACCATTCCGCCCCGCCAGTAA
- a CDS encoding tetratricopeptide repeat protein, with the protein MLRVLRIIVTTLVLLALAGAASALTREEILQRRLEKMRQAEPAMHTEEQQRQEQNERNAAQLSVPQPKVDEAPLPIPDPVRRPSPDPRSGLWLPKQAPAAAKAPAPAPEAPKQAATTPPTPQHQQSRPPRASMAPPPASALPTGQPKAQPEKKAPTRDPASAASLAAMAAKAASAGNRETALTMINEAVEADPSDPNLLNNRANILSNMGRLKDALPDYDRAISMKATDPAYFTNRGYAYERLGNETRTCADYKKACDLGDCDFYKSYKAEGHCK; encoded by the coding sequence ATGCTTCGAGTGCTGCGAATCATTGTGACGACGCTTGTGCTTTTGGCCTTGGCCGGAGCGGCAAGCGCCCTGACCCGGGAGGAAATCCTGCAGCGGCGTCTGGAGAAAATGCGCCAGGCCGAACCGGCCATGCATACCGAGGAACAGCAGCGCCAGGAACAAAACGAGCGCAATGCGGCCCAACTGAGCGTGCCGCAGCCGAAAGTCGACGAGGCGCCCCTGCCCATCCCCGATCCCGTACGACGCCCCTCGCCCGACCCGCGCAGCGGTTTGTGGCTGCCCAAACAGGCTCCGGCAGCGGCCAAGGCCCCCGCCCCGGCACCCGAAGCCCCCAAGCAGGCCGCCACCACGCCTCCGACGCCGCAGCACCAACAGTCGCGGCCGCCCCGGGCGAGCATGGCCCCGCCGCCGGCTTCCGCCCTGCCGACCGGCCAGCCCAAGGCCCAGCCCGAAAAAAAGGCCCCGACGCGGGATCCGGCCAGCGCCGCATCCCTGGCCGCCATGGCGGCCAAGGCCGCTTCCGCCGGCAACCGGGAAACGGCGCTCACCATGATCAACGAAGCCGTGGAGGCCGACCCTTCCGACCCGAACCTGCTCAACAACCGGGCCAACATCCTGAGCAATATGGGCCGGCTCAAGGACGCCCTGCCCGATTACGACCGGGCCATCTCCATGAAGGCGACCGACCCGGCCTACTTCACCAACCGGGGCTATGCCTACGAGCGACTCGGCAACGAGACCCGGACCTGCGCGGATTACAAAAAGGCCTGCGATCTGGGCGACTGCGATTTCTACAAAAGCTACAAGGCCGAAGGCCACTGCAAGTAG
- a CDS encoding type III PLP-dependent enzyme domain-containing protein, giving the protein MRLAVARHWGFGMEMVEKGIAAGMIREADTAVVFHDLDMLERRLGEVTTAFGPAALAAAAIKANPLPPVLAFLAGLGAGAEAASLPEVRLALDAGFTAGRIVFDSPAKTFEELRLAVSLGLNVNADNLDEVERLGTVGASLGRAPRAGLRVNPQVGLGRIKATSVAGVYSKFGVPLADREAILAAFARCPWLEGLHVHIGSQGCSLDMLVAGVGAIYDLALEINARLGARRVRRFDLGGGLPVAYRDTDDPPTPGVYAAALAERCPGLFSGQFDLVTEFGRFLHAPCGLAVSRVEYVKRQPGHNTAVLHLGADMFVRECYNPELWTHGVTLLSPDGREKGGERGTWHLAGPLCFSGDFPIRQARLPDVAPGDLVAIHDVGAYTLAMWSRYNSRQMPRILGYRQGRFNVLREREEPEDLVRFWRGRPVAPGGGGQGREE; this is encoded by the coding sequence ATGCGCCTTGCCGTGGCGAGGCATTGGGGATTCGGCATGGAAATGGTGGAAAAGGGGATCGCCGCCGGCATGATCCGGGAAGCGGACACGGCCGTGGTGTTTCACGATCTGGATATGCTGGAACGTCGGCTGGGCGAGGTGACGACGGCCTTTGGCCCGGCCGCCCTGGCCGCGGCGGCGATCAAGGCCAATCCGCTGCCGCCGGTCTTGGCCTTTCTGGCCGGGCTTGGGGCCGGTGCCGAGGCCGCTTCCTTGCCGGAGGTCCGGCTGGCCCTGGACGCCGGTTTCACGGCCGGGCGCATCGTGTTTGATTCCCCGGCCAAGACGTTCGAAGAACTGCGCTTGGCCGTCTCCTTGGGCCTTAACGTCAATGCCGACAATCTGGACGAAGTGGAGCGGTTGGGGACGGTCGGCGCTTCCCTTGGCCGCGCGCCCCGGGCCGGGCTTCGCGTCAACCCGCAGGTGGGCCTTGGCCGCATCAAGGCGACCAGCGTGGCCGGGGTCTATTCGAAATTCGGCGTGCCTCTGGCCGACCGCGAGGCCATCCTGGCCGCCTTCGCTCGCTGCCCCTGGCTGGAAGGACTCCACGTGCACATCGGCTCCCAGGGCTGTTCGCTGGATATGCTGGTGGCCGGGGTGGGCGCGATCTACGATCTGGCCTTGGAAATCAACGCCAGGCTGGGGGCGCGCCGGGTGCGCCGGTTCGACCTCGGCGGCGGCCTGCCCGTGGCCTACCGCGATACGGACGATCCACCGACGCCCGGAGTATATGCGGCGGCGCTGGCGGAACGGTGTCCGGGACTTTTTTCGGGGCAGTTCGACCTGGTCACGGAATTCGGCCGCTTTCTCCACGCGCCCTGCGGCTTGGCCGTCAGCCGCGTGGAGTACGTCAAGCGCCAGCCCGGGCACAATACGGCCGTGCTGCATCTTGGCGCGGACATGTTCGTGCGCGAATGCTACAACCCGGAGCTCTGGACCCATGGCGTGACGCTTCTCTCCCCGGACGGCCGGGAAAAAGGCGGGGAGCGCGGTACATGGCATCTGGCCGGGCCGCTGTGCTTCTCCGGGGATTTTCCGATCCGGCAGGCGCGGCTGCCGGACGTCGCCCCCGGCGATCTTGTGGCCATCCATGACGTCGGGGCCTACACCCTGGCCATGTGGTCGCGTTACAACAGCCGCCAGATGCCCCGGATACTGGGCTATCGCCAGGGGCGATTCAATGTGCTGCGCGAACGTGAGGAGCCCGAGGACCTGGTGCGGTTTTGGCGGGGACGGCCCGTCGCGCCGGGCGGCGGCGGACAAGGTCGGGAAGAGTAG
- a CDS encoding SLC13 family permease: MLVYAAMALGRLPGLALDRCGAAVLGAIVLVASGLMPVQAAWNAADVPTLALLFGLMVVSAQLRLGGFYTAVSRSLVTAAASPVGLLARIMLAVAVLSAFLANDIVCLAMAPIVVEATRGRGLNPLPYLIGVAMAANIGSAGTLIGNPQNMLLGQVAHLSFSGYAAEVWPCVAVSLIMAWGLTVWAWRGRFAGPVISLRVDAPAWNPWQSAKGLAALAVCLSAFVWGGVPRENVALACAGALLLSRRMASRETLALVDWQLLLLFLGLFVVNKEVAAAGFLDDLHRGLLAWGIDLARPAWLYAVTAALSNVVSNVPAVMLLLPGHESPGQATLLAVSSTLAGNLLLPGSIANLIVAGQAEGPGVRLGFWEHARVGVPAALIGLAASGWWLLR, translated from the coding sequence TTGCTGGTCTACGCCGCCATGGCGTTGGGCCGGCTGCCGGGGCTGGCCTTGGACCGTTGCGGCGCGGCCGTGCTTGGGGCCATCGTGCTGGTCGCAAGCGGGCTCATGCCGGTGCAGGCGGCCTGGAACGCGGCCGACGTGCCGACCTTGGCCCTGCTGTTCGGGCTCATGGTCGTCTCCGCCCAGTTGCGACTCGGCGGCTTTTACACGGCCGTCAGCCGTTCCCTGGTCACCGCCGCCGCTTCCCCGGTCGGGCTGCTCGCCCGGATCATGCTCGCCGTGGCCGTCCTTTCGGCGTTTCTGGCCAACGACATTGTCTGTCTGGCCATGGCCCCCATCGTGGTCGAGGCGACCCGGGGCCGGGGACTCAATCCGCTGCCGTACCTGATCGGGGTGGCCATGGCCGCCAACATCGGCTCGGCGGGCACCTTGATCGGCAACCCGCAAAACATGCTGCTCGGACAGGTCGCCCATTTGTCCTTTTCCGGCTATGCGGCGGAGGTCTGGCCCTGCGTGGCCGTTTCCCTGATCATGGCCTGGGGCCTTACCGTGTGGGCCTGGCGGGGACGATTCGCCGGGCCGGTGATTTCCCTTCGCGTCGACGCTCCCGCCTGGAATCCGTGGCAGTCGGCCAAGGGGCTGGCCGCCCTGGCTGTCTGCCTGTCCGCCTTCGTCTGGGGCGGCGTGCCCCGGGAGAACGTGGCCCTGGCCTGCGCCGGGGCATTGCTTCTCAGCCGGCGCATGGCCTCCCGGGAGACGCTGGCGCTTGTCGACTGGCAGTTGCTGCTGCTTTTTCTCGGTCTGTTCGTGGTCAATAAAGAGGTGGCGGCGGCGGGATTTCTGGACGACCTGCACCGTGGGCTTCTGGCCTGGGGCATCGATTTGGCCCGTCCGGCCTGGCTCTATGCCGTCACCGCCGCCCTTTCCAATGTGGTTTCCAACGTGCCGGCGGTCATGCTCCTGCTGCCGGGGCACGAGAGTCCGGGACAGGCCACCTTGCTCGCCGTTTCGAGCACCCTGGCCGGCAATCTGCTGCTGCCCGGGAGCATCGCCAATCTGATCGTGGCCGGCCAGGCGGAAGGGCCCGGGGTGCGCCTGGGCTTTTGGGAGCATGCCCGGGTGGGCGTGCCGGCGGCCTTGATCGGGCTCGCAGCTTCGGGCTGGTGGCTCTTGCGGTAG
- a CDS encoding carbonic anhydrase, which translates to MKRAFAAFAAAVFVAATCALALASSAGPGLTSDEALAKLKEGNDRYVAKASVAPRRDAARRHETATGGQHPFATVLACSDSRVPVEVVFDQGVGDIFVVRVAGNVAATDEIGTMEYGAEHLGVPLIVVMGHTKCGAVSAVVKNEPVTENIGKLVAPIVPAVKSVKARFATANTDELIAKSIEANVWQAISDIYAKSPLIKKMAAAGKVKVVGALYDIDSGEVHWLGEHPNNAILLGK; encoded by the coding sequence ATGAAACGTGCGTTTGCCGCGTTTGCCGCGGCGGTGTTTGTGGCTGCGACCTGTGCCCTGGCCCTGGCCTCCTCGGCGGGCCCGGGACTGACTTCGGACGAGGCCCTGGCCAAACTCAAGGAAGGCAACGATCGCTACGTGGCCAAGGCTAGCGTCGCGCCGCGCCGGGACGCCGCCCGGCGTCATGAGACCGCGACCGGCGGCCAGCACCCCTTTGCCACAGTGCTCGCCTGCTCCGATTCCCGCGTGCCGGTCGAGGTGGTCTTCGACCAGGGTGTTGGCGATATCTTCGTGGTGCGCGTGGCCGGCAACGTGGCCGCTACCGATGAGATCGGTACCATGGAATACGGGGCCGAACACCTCGGCGTGCCGCTGATCGTGGTCATGGGGCACACCAAGTGCGGCGCGGTGTCGGCGGTGGTCAAAAACGAGCCGGTCACGGAAAATATCGGCAAGCTGGTGGCTCCCATCGTGCCGGCGGTCAAGAGCGTCAAAGCCCGGTTCGCCACGGCCAACACCGATGAGCTCATCGCAAAGTCCATCGAGGCCAACGTGTGGCAGGCCATAAGCGACATCTACGCCAAAAGCCCACTGATCAAGAAGATGGCCGCCGCCGGCAAGGTAAAGGTCGTGGGCGCTCTTTACGATATCGATTCGGGCGAGGTGCACTGGCTCGGGGAACACCCCAACAACGCCATTTTACTTGGCAAATAA
- a CDS encoding exodeoxyribonuclease III, whose amino-acid sequence MILMSWNVNGLRAVVQKNFWDWLSGCGADVVGIQESKIQPGHEADFGGTEVYRTVWSSATVKKGYSGVGCFYRVEPHDISLELPDEAYVGEGRLIQMEFDDFYFFNVYFPNGGRGPDRLAYKFGYYDAFLAHAETLRRKKPIVVCGDFNTAHTALDLKNAKSNEKTSGFLPEERAWLDRFIAAGYVDTFRMFEPEGGHYTWWDYRFKARDRNVGWRIDYFFVSEELRGKVRRAWIDSAVMGSDHCPVGLDLDAS is encoded by the coding sequence ATGATTTTGATGAGTTGGAATGTTAATGGACTGCGGGCCGTGGTACAGAAGAATTTCTGGGACTGGCTTTCGGGCTGTGGGGCGGATGTGGTCGGCATCCAGGAGTCCAAGATTCAGCCCGGGCACGAGGCGGATTTTGGCGGCACGGAGGTCTATCGCACGGTCTGGTCCAGCGCCACCGTCAAGAAGGGCTATTCCGGTGTGGGCTGCTTCTACCGCGTCGAACCCCATGACATCAGCCTGGAATTGCCCGACGAAGCCTACGTCGGGGAAGGCCGGCTGATCCAGATGGAATTTGACGACTTCTATTTCTTCAATGTCTATTTTCCCAACGGCGGACGCGGCCCCGACCGTCTGGCCTACAAGTTCGGCTATTACGATGCCTTTCTGGCCCATGCCGAAACCCTGCGCCGGAAAAAGCCCATCGTGGTTTGCGGCGACTTCAATACCGCCCATACCGCCCTGGACCTCAAAAATGCCAAGTCCAACGAGAAGACATCAGGTTTCTTGCCCGAGGAACGCGCCTGGCTCGACCGCTTCATCGCCGCCGGCTACGTGGACACTTTCCGCATGTTCGAGCCGGAAGGCGGGCACTACACTTGGTGGGATTATCGCTTCAAGGCGCGCGACCGCAACGTCGGATGGCGGATCGACTATTTCTTCGTGTCCGAGGAACTGCGCGGCAAGGTGCGCCGGGCCTGGATCGATTCCGCCGTCATGGGCTCGGACCACTGTCCGGTGGGACTCGATTTGGACGCCTCGTGA
- a CDS encoding response regulator: protein MRVINIIDIVFYRAFLSKLYLTAGIDYVFAFPEDGEVSQALGDPTPDAVLIQDSYINCDSVALIERIRETANAAGKIIPILCLRPFDAGSEDDVAVPLPPGQDIYPVNRINLTDVLREIQEKPRQSVSSRRSILFVDAGKTLLHVVRAALTPAGFRVVAAHNAEQALAFCRKHDFELVLTSVLLPGLSGLDLCRRIKEDNPGRYLPVIILSSSDSSLDMDTAFNCGADDYLLKAFTPEMLAAKVSEHLDLVERKRHNKILVADDNKLIRELLRHSFIKGGHCVLTAENGKSALELAKEHLPDVVVTDIEMPEMDGYTLCEKLRDEPDLRNTLVVMMSGRDRQSDILRGERLGISRYFVKPFDVEKMQLVVEQLLTESYRHIKKEHEHVLASMSALITALEARDEYTKGHTARVSRMAMRLGRAMELGDRDLRELEIAANLHDIGKIGVRDAVLLKPGKLTPEEYAKIQEHAIIGAEILRPIVSLTPVLPLILLHHERWDGHGYPTAIMGEDIPLGARIIAIADAFDAMTTDRPYRRGMPLAKALGIIEEEAGRQFCPMCAKAFLAMMHDGGDMQKSAVEVEFTK, encoded by the coding sequence ATGCGCGTCATAAATATCATCGACATCGTCTTTTATCGGGCCTTCCTGTCCAAGCTTTATCTGACGGCCGGCATCGACTATGTTTTCGCCTTTCCGGAGGACGGCGAGGTTTCCCAGGCCTTGGGCGATCCCACGCCCGATGCCGTCCTGATCCAGGACTCCTACATCAATTGCGACAGCGTCGCGTTGATCGAGCGTATTCGGGAGACGGCCAACGCGGCGGGAAAAATCATTCCCATCCTTTGCCTGCGCCCCTTCGACGCCGGCAGCGAGGATGATGTCGCCGTGCCCCTTCCCCCCGGTCAGGACATCTATCCCGTCAACCGTATAAACCTGACCGACGTGCTGCGGGAGATTCAGGAAAAGCCGCGGCAAAGCGTCTCGTCGCGCCGTTCCATCCTTTTCGTGGACGCCGGCAAGACGCTGCTCCACGTGGTGCGCGCGGCGCTCACCCCGGCCGGTTTTCGCGTGGTGGCCGCCCACAACGCCGAGCAGGCCCTGGCCTTCTGCCGCAAGCACGACTTCGAGCTGGTGCTTACGAGCGTGCTGTTGCCGGGACTGTCCGGTCTCGATTTATGCCGCCGGATCAAGGAGGACAACCCGGGGCGCTATCTGCCGGTCATCATTCTTTCCAGCAGCGACAGCAGCCTGGACATGGATACGGCGTTTAACTGCGGGGCCGACGACTATCTGCTCAAGGCCTTCACCCCGGAGATGCTGGCGGCCAAGGTGTCGGAGCATCTCGACCTGGTCGAGCGCAAACGCCACAATAAGATTCTGGTCGCCGACGACAACAAGCTTATCCGGGAGCTGTTGCGCCACAGCTTTATCAAGGGCGGGCATTGCGTGCTGACCGCCGAGAACGGCAAAAGCGCCCTCGAGCTGGCCAAGGAGCATCTGCCCGACGTGGTGGTGACCGATATCGAGATGCCGGAGATGGACGGCTATACGCTGTGCGAGAAGCTGCGGGACGAGCCGGATTTGCGCAACACCCTGGTCGTGATGATGAGCGGTCGCGACCGGCAAAGCGATATCCTTCGCGGCGAACGCCTGGGCATCTCGCGTTATTTCGTCAAACCCTTCGATGTCGAGAAAATGCAGCTCGTGGTGGAGCAGTTGCTGACCGAGAGCTATCGGCACATCAAGAAAGAGCACGAGCACGTCCTGGCCAGCATGTCGGCCCTCATTACGGCCCTCGAGGCGCGCGACGAATACACCAAGGGCCATACCGCCCGGGTTTCGCGCATGGCCATGCGCCTGGGCCGGGCCATGGAGCTTGGCGATAGGGATCTGCGGGAACTGGAGATCGCGGCCAATCTTCATGACATCGGCAAGATCGGCGTGCGCGACGCCGTGCTCCTAAAGCCCGGCAAGCTCACCCCCGAGGAATACGCCAAGATCCAGGAGCACGCCATTATCGGCGCGGAAATCCTGCGTCCCATCGTCTCCCTGACTCCGGTGCTGCCGCTTATTCTCCTGCACCACGAGCGCTGGGACGGGCATGGCTATCCCACGGCCATCATGGGCGAGGACATTCCCCTGGGCGCGCGCATCATCGCCATTGCCGACGCCTTTGACGCCATGACCACGGACCGGCCCTACAGAAGGGGAATGCCGCTTGCCAAGGCGCTCGGCATCATTGAGGAAGAAGCTGGGCGGCAGTTTTGCCCGATGTGCGCAAAGGCGTTTTTGGCTATGATGCATGACGGCGGCGACATGCAAAAATCCGCTGTGGAGGTTGAATTTACAAAATGA
- a CDS encoding metallophosphoesterase family protein codes for MAEETFFIGIGDIHDDIASLERIPDLERAAGVVISGDLTIKGAAAAAKPVIAALRRRNPVILAQIGNMDTASVDAYLTAEGINIHATGRVMPEGVGFFGCGWSTPTPFHTPSEAGEERIADWLATAHAVVAHCPHLVMVCHTPPFGTATDVVGSGVHVGSKAVRDFIERTQPAVCLTGHIHESRAVDTLGKTVVINPGALSGGGYARLALGPEGIAASLLAF; via the coding sequence ATGGCCGAGGAAACGTTTTTCATCGGAATCGGGGATATTCACGACGATATCGCGTCTCTTGAACGCATACCCGACCTGGAGCGGGCGGCCGGTGTCGTTATCAGCGGCGATCTGACCATAAAGGGCGCGGCCGCCGCGGCCAAACCTGTCATTGCGGCCCTGAGGCGGCGCAATCCCGTCATCCTGGCCCAGATCGGCAATATGGACACCGCAAGCGTCGACGCCTACCTTACCGCCGAAGGCATCAACATCCACGCCACAGGCCGGGTCATGCCCGAGGGCGTGGGGTTTTTCGGCTGCGGCTGGTCCACGCCGACCCCCTTTCACACGCCGAGCGAGGCCGGCGAGGAGCGTATCGCCGACTGGCTCGCCACCGCCCATGCCGTGGTCGCCCATTGCCCGCATCTGGTCATGGTTTGCCATACGCCGCCTTTCGGCACAGCCACGGACGTGGTCGGTTCCGGCGTTCATGTCGGGAGCAAGGCGGTGCGGGATTTTATCGAACGTACCCAGCCGGCCGTGTGCCTGACAGGGCATATCCACGAATCCCGGGCGGTGGATACCCTGGGCAAGACCGTCGTCATCAATCCCGGGGCGCTTTCGGGAGGCGGCTACGCGCGCCTGGCTCTTGGGCCGGAGGGGATCGCGGCCAGCCTGCTGGCGTTTTGA
- a CDS encoding 5-formyltetrahydrofolate cyclo-ligase, translated as MQPSPAATIDKDALRRRMLGRRNAQEPELAARASQAVASRVEALPRYAAAREVLAYLPIRGEVDAGILVRSLLASGRRVLLPRCRPDAPGELDVGCLTSLDAAVPGRYGILEPPRAACLPPSAYSPDVILVPGVAFDAKGARLGFGGGYYDRLLALPMAASALTIGLAYAFQVVPQLPADPWDRPVDIVVTELQTYRFDT; from the coding sequence ATGCAACCATCTCCCGCCGCAACCATCGACAAGGACGCCCTGCGCCGCCGCATGCTCGGCAGGCGCAACGCCCAGGAGCCGGAGCTCGCGGCCCGGGCCAGCCAGGCCGTGGCCAGTCGGGTGGAAGCCCTGCCCCGCTATGCGGCGGCCCGGGAAGTACTGGCCTATCTGCCTATCCGGGGCGAGGTGGACGCCGGCATCCTGGTCCGTTCGCTTTTGGCATCGGGCCGACGGGTGCTTTTGCCCCGCTGCCGCCCCGACGCGCCCGGGGAACTCGACGTCGGCTGTCTGACCAGCCTGGACGCGGCCGTGCCGGGTCGCTACGGCATCCTGGAACCGCCGCGGGCCGCCTGTCTGCCGCCGAGCGCCTATTCACCGGACGTCATCCTGGTGCCGGGCGTGGCCTTTGACGCGAAAGGCGCGCGCCTGGGCTTCGGCGGCGGCTATTACGACCGCCTGCTTGCCCTGCCCATGGCGGCATCGGCCCTGACCATCGGCTTGGCCTACGCGTTCCAGGTGGTGCCGCAATTGCCGGCCGACCCCTGGGACAGGCCCGTGGACATCGTGGTGACCGAACTTCAAACATACCGGTTTGACACATGA
- a CDS encoding polyphenol oxidase family protein: MNYIPFAFPGLPGVGCAFGCGPDTMAFTGASDPEAVIATRRALREELGFSVWHSLKQEHGVYMVFEPEFDTLDQPSIEAGDGMAESRPGRALAIKTADCQPVLLAHESGKFIAALHVGWRGNVADMCGRSVRSFCVRYGLDPRELLAVRGPSLGPGEAEFTAFEREFGEKFRPWYDYRTQRVDLWRLTRDQLVAAGLDRDRIYGLDLCTQSLPLFFSYRRDKTTSRQASLIWIKKEGV; this comes from the coding sequence ATGAATTACATCCCTTTTGCATTTCCCGGACTACCCGGCGTCGGCTGCGCCTTTGGCTGCGGCCCGGACACCATGGCCTTTACCGGCGCGTCCGACCCGGAAGCGGTCATCGCCACCCGGCGCGCCCTGCGCGAGGAACTGGGGTTTTCTGTCTGGCATTCGCTCAAGCAGGAGCACGGCGTCTATATGGTGTTCGAACCGGAATTCGACACCCTCGACCAGCCGAGCATCGAAGCGGGCGACGGCATGGCCGAAAGCCGGCCCGGCCGGGCCCTGGCCATCAAGACCGCCGATTGCCAGCCGGTGCTTCTCGCCCACGAATCGGGAAAGTTCATCGCCGCGCTGCACGTGGGCTGGCGCGGCAACGTGGCCGACATGTGCGGCCGGTCCGTGCGCTCGTTTTGCGTGCGCTACGGGCTCGACCCGCGTGAGCTTTTGGCGGTTCGCGGCCCGAGCCTCGGGCCGGGGGAAGCGGAGTTCACCGCTTTCGAACGCGAATTCGGGGAAAAATTCCGTCCCTGGTACGACTACCGCACACAACGCGTGGACCTGTGGCGGCTCACGCGGGACCAGCTCGTCGCGGCCGGCCTCGACCGGGACCGCATCTACGGCCTCGATCTGTGCACCCAAAGCCTGCCGCTCTTTTTCTCCTACCGGCGCGACAAGACCACCAGCCGCCAAGCCAGCCTGATCTGGATCAAAAAAGAAGGCGTGTAA